The following coding sequences lie in one Rutidosis leptorrhynchoides isolate AG116_Rl617_1_P2 chromosome 4, CSIRO_AGI_Rlap_v1, whole genome shotgun sequence genomic window:
- the LOC139904571 gene encoding uncharacterized protein encodes MWAAGCLASCCASCACSACQSVVSGISRRSARIAYCGLFALSLIVAWIFREVAAPLMEKIPWINHFYETPDREWFETDAVLRVSLGNFLFFLILSLIMVGVKNQKDPRDSLHHGGWMMKVICWCLLVILMFFVPNEIISFYESTSKIGSGLFLLVQVVLLLDFVHSWNDKWVAYDEQFWYAALLVVSLVCYVATFSFSGLLFYLFTPSGQDCGLNTFFIVMTLILVFVFAIITLHPTVSGSILPASVISLYCMYLCYSGLVSEPRDYACNGLHKHSKAVNTGTLTVGLLTTVLSVVYSAVRAGSSTTLLSPPDSPRAGGEKPLLPLDKRDEHEEKENNKPVSYSYSFFHIIFSLASMYSAMLLTGWSTSVGESGRLVDVGWPSVWVRIITSWATAGLFIWSMVAPHLFPDREF; translated from the exons ATGTGGGCAGCTGGTTGCCTGGCTTCTTGCTGTGCATCCTGCGCATGCAGTGCGTGCCAATCGGTGGTGTCGGGGATTAGTCGTCGGTCTGCTCGTATTGCATACTGTGGTCTTTTTGCTCTTTCTCTGATTGTGGCTTGGATATTTAGAGAAGTTGCTGCACCACTGATGGAGAAGATCCCGT GGATTAATCACTTTTATGAAACACCCGATAGGGAGTGGTTCGAGACTGATGCTGTCTTGCGAGTTAGTTTGGGGAACTTCTTGTTTTTCTTAATTCTTTCTCTTATAATGGTTGGGGTGAAAAATCAAAAAGACCCACGTGATAGTTTGCACCATGGTGGATGGATGATGAAAGTCATTTGTTGGTGTCTTCTCGTTATCCTTATGTTTTTCGTCCCAAATGAGATAATCAGCTTTTATG AGTCGACATCGAAAATTGGCTCCGGGTTATTTCTCCTTGTCCAGGTTGTGCTCTTGTTGGACTTTGTCCATAGTTGGAATGACAAATGGGTTGCATATGATGAGCAGTTCTG GTATGCAGCCTTGCTTGTCGTCTCACTTGTGTGTTATGTTGCAACATTCTCGTTCTCGGGACTTCTGTTCTATTTGTTTACTCCATCTGGACAGGACTGTGGCCTCAATACTTTCTTTATTGTGATGACTCTCATTCTTGTGTTCGTGTTTGCTATTATCACTTTGCATCCTACA GTGAGTGGGAGCATTCTGCCAGCATCTGTTATTTCATTGTACTGCATGTATCTTTGCTATAGTGGACTTGTAAGTGAACCAAGGGATTATGCTTGCAATGGTCTCCACAAGCATTCAAAAGCTGTTAACACCGGCACACTTACTGTTGGGTTGCTCACAACTGTCCTCTCAGTTGTTTACTCTGCTGTCCGAGCTGGATCTTCTACTACTTTGCTTTCCCCTCCCGACTCACCTCGTGCAG GTGGTGAAAAACCACTTCTACCCTTGGACAAAAGAGACGAACATGAAGAGAAAGAAAACAATAAACCTGTTTCATATTCGTATTCTTTCTTCCACATTATCTTCTCCCTTGCCAGCATGTACTCCGCAATGCTTCTTACAGGGTGGTCAACTTCGGTTGGGGAAAGTGGCAGGTTGGTCGATGTTGGATGGCCATCAGTGTGGGTCCGTATTATAACTTCATGGGCAACTGCAGGTTTGTTCATTTGGTCAATGGTTGCACCTCATCTATTTCCGGATAGGGAATTTTAA
- the LOC139904534 gene encoding serine/threonine-protein kinase BLUS1-like isoform X1 — protein sequence MEKKKYPVGAENYVLYEEVGQGVSASVFRAMCIPNNEIVAIKILDFERANSDLNNISREAQTMILVDHPNVLKSHCSFVNDHNLWVVMPFMPGGSCLHILKSAHPEGFEEVVIATILREVLKALEYLHHHGLIHRDVKAGNVLICESGDIKLGDLGVSACLFDSGDRQRMRNTFVGTPCWMAPEVMEQLHGYDFKADIWSFGITALELAHGHAPFSKYPPMKVLLMTLQNAPPGLDYERDKKFSKSFKQMIASCLVKDPLKRPSAKRLLKHSFFKQAKSNEFIARKLLEGLPTLGDRIQALKKKEEEMLVQKKIPDGQKEEMSQNEYKRGISGWNFDLEDLKEKASLVHDEETTSDINGTGTGEKELVHPLSYVAEASRTRDVESTSAVNSSASSSGGKCDSSTNGHPSPRSSISNAEDCNKSDFDEHNLDISTVSTNGVASHPHSGESSPRGITVDDCKLKGQVPVVPSSNGSQSLQITDGVTSESMPKATKTTLTSDEQDEKARSNIIKQKGRFKVTSETAEPDKGTSSPALLKSPSMRVMMEHPIALHLSQGDATSMPQNQTTHYPPSVQQTSNHQRNGISSSKKQVSSTDTTANSSIDVECTATNITRLEKSKLEATDDREKELLNEITDLHRRLLYAQEELQKYKAGNAQAS from the exons ATGGAGAAGAAAAAGTATCCAGTTGGTGCTGAAAACTATGTGCTGTATGAGGAGGTAGGACAAGGTGTTAGTGCTTCCGTTTTTCGAGCTATGTGTATTCCGAATAACGAGATCGTTGCGATCAAAATTCTCGATTTTGAACGTGCCAATAGTGATCTG AACAATATATCACGTGAAGCTCAGACGATGATCTTGGTTGATCATCCAAATGTTCTTAAATCACATTGTTCCTTTGTGAACGACCATAACCTATGGGTTGTCATGCCATTTATGCCTGGTGGCTCTTGCCTTCATATACTGAAGTCTGCTCATCCTGAGGGTTTTGAGGAAGTTGTTATTGCAACTATACTGCGTGAGGTATTAAAAGCACTGGAGTATCTTCACCATCATGGCCTCATTCATCGAGATGTTAAG GCTGGTAACGTTCTCATCTGTGAGAGCGGTGACATCAAGCTGGGAGATCTCGGTGTTTCTGCTTGTCTATTCGATTCCGGCGATAGACAGCGCATGCGTAATACATTTGTTGGGACACCATGCTG GATGGCACCTGAGGTCATGGAACAATTGCATGGCTATGACTTTAA GGCTGATATCTGGTCTTTCGGCATAACAGCTTTGGAGCTTGCTCACGGGCATGCTCCTTTCTCAAAATATCCTCCAATGAAG GTTTTGCTCATGACGTTGCAAAATGCACCTCCAGGTCTTGATTATGAGAGGGACAAGAAGTTCTCAAAG TCTTTTAAGCAGATGATTGCGAGTTGCTTGGTTAAAGATCCTTTAAAACGTCCTTCTGCCAAACGGCTTCTGAAGCATTCTTTTTTCAAACAAGCAAAATCTAATGAGTTTATAGCACGTAAGCTATTAGAAGGGCTGCCAACTCTTGGTGACCGGATCCAGGCATTGAAG aaaaaggaagaagaaatgcTTGTGCAAAAGAAAATACCAGATGGACAGAAGGAGGAAATGTCTCAG AATGAATATAAAAGAGGTATTAGCGGCTGGAACTTCGACCTTGAAGATCTGAAAGAAAAGGCTTCATTG GTCCACGATGAAGAGACTACATCTGACATTAATGGGACTGGTACTGGTGAAAAAGAGCTTGTGCATCCGTTGTCATATGTGGCCGAGGCTTCAAGAACTAGAGAT GTGGAATCTACTTCAGCTGTCAACTCTTCTGCGTCATCCTCTGG AGGCAAATGTGACAGTTCCACAAATGGACACCCGAGTCCGCGGAGTTCTATTTCAAATGCTGAAGATTGCAACAAGAGTGATTTTGATGAACACAACTTGGATATCAGTACAGTATCCACTAATGGTGTTGCATCTCATCCTCACAGTGGGGAATCTTCACCTAGAGGCATTACAGTGGATGA CTGCAAGTTAAAAGGCCAGGTTCCTGTTGTCCCTAGCTCCAATGGATCTCAGTCACTTCAGATAACAGATGGGGTCACGTCTGAGTCCATGCCTAAAGCTACCAAAACAACAT TAACTAGTGATGAACAAGATGAGAAAGCAAGGTCCAATATAATTAAACAAAAAGGGCGTTTCAAAGTTACCTCTGAGACTGCTGAACCCGACAAG GGAACTTCATCTCCTGCACTACTAAAGAGTCCGAGCATGCGG GTAATGATGGAACATCCTATTGCTCTTCATTTGTCTCAAGGTGATGCTACATCCATGCCACAGAATCAAACTACCCATTACCCACCCTCAGTTCAGCAGACAAGTAATCATCAAAGG AATGGCATTTCAAGTTCCAAGAAGCAAGTTTCATCTACTGACACTACAG CCAACAGCAGCATAGATGTAGAGTGCACAGCAACCAACATCACTAGACTAGAAAAATCAAAG CTAGAGGCAACCGATGATAGGGAAAAGGAATTACTTAATGAGATAACCGATTTACATCGGAG GCTGTTATACGCACAGGAGGAGCTCCAGAAATATAAAGCTGGAAATGCCCAG GCGTCATGA
- the LOC139904534 gene encoding serine/threonine-protein kinase BLUS1-like isoform X2 gives MEKKKYPVGAENYVLYEEVGQGVSASVFRAMCIPNNEIVAIKILDFERANSDLNNISREAQTMILVDHPNVLKSHCSFVNDHNLWVVMPFMPGGSCLHILKSAHPEGFEEVVIATILREVLKALEYLHHHGLIHRDVKAGNVLICESGDIKLGDLGVSACLFDSGDRQRMRNTFVGTPCWMAPEVMEQLHGYDFKADIWSFGITALELAHGHAPFSKYPPMKVLLMTLQNAPPGLDYERDKKFSKSFKQMIASCLVKDPLKRPSAKRLLKHSFFKQAKSNEFIARKLLEGLPTLGDRIQALKKKEEEMLVQKKIPDGQKEEMSQNEYKRGISGWNFDLEDLKEKASLVHDEETTSDINGTGTGEKELVHPLSYVAEASRTRDVESTSAVNSSASSSGSTNGHPSPRSSISNAEDCNKSDFDEHNLDISTVSTNGVASHPHSGESSPRGITVDDCKLKGQVPVVPSSNGSQSLQITDGVTSESMPKATKTTLTSDEQDEKARSNIIKQKGRFKVTSETAEPDKGTSSPALLKSPSMRVMMEHPIALHLSQGDATSMPQNQTTHYPPSVQQTSNHQRNGISSSKKQVSSTDTTANSSIDVECTATNITRLEKSKLEATDDREKELLNEITDLHRRLLYAQEELQKYKAGNAQAS, from the exons ATGGAGAAGAAAAAGTATCCAGTTGGTGCTGAAAACTATGTGCTGTATGAGGAGGTAGGACAAGGTGTTAGTGCTTCCGTTTTTCGAGCTATGTGTATTCCGAATAACGAGATCGTTGCGATCAAAATTCTCGATTTTGAACGTGCCAATAGTGATCTG AACAATATATCACGTGAAGCTCAGACGATGATCTTGGTTGATCATCCAAATGTTCTTAAATCACATTGTTCCTTTGTGAACGACCATAACCTATGGGTTGTCATGCCATTTATGCCTGGTGGCTCTTGCCTTCATATACTGAAGTCTGCTCATCCTGAGGGTTTTGAGGAAGTTGTTATTGCAACTATACTGCGTGAGGTATTAAAAGCACTGGAGTATCTTCACCATCATGGCCTCATTCATCGAGATGTTAAG GCTGGTAACGTTCTCATCTGTGAGAGCGGTGACATCAAGCTGGGAGATCTCGGTGTTTCTGCTTGTCTATTCGATTCCGGCGATAGACAGCGCATGCGTAATACATTTGTTGGGACACCATGCTG GATGGCACCTGAGGTCATGGAACAATTGCATGGCTATGACTTTAA GGCTGATATCTGGTCTTTCGGCATAACAGCTTTGGAGCTTGCTCACGGGCATGCTCCTTTCTCAAAATATCCTCCAATGAAG GTTTTGCTCATGACGTTGCAAAATGCACCTCCAGGTCTTGATTATGAGAGGGACAAGAAGTTCTCAAAG TCTTTTAAGCAGATGATTGCGAGTTGCTTGGTTAAAGATCCTTTAAAACGTCCTTCTGCCAAACGGCTTCTGAAGCATTCTTTTTTCAAACAAGCAAAATCTAATGAGTTTATAGCACGTAAGCTATTAGAAGGGCTGCCAACTCTTGGTGACCGGATCCAGGCATTGAAG aaaaaggaagaagaaatgcTTGTGCAAAAGAAAATACCAGATGGACAGAAGGAGGAAATGTCTCAG AATGAATATAAAAGAGGTATTAGCGGCTGGAACTTCGACCTTGAAGATCTGAAAGAAAAGGCTTCATTG GTCCACGATGAAGAGACTACATCTGACATTAATGGGACTGGTACTGGTGAAAAAGAGCTTGTGCATCCGTTGTCATATGTGGCCGAGGCTTCAAGAACTAGAGAT GTGGAATCTACTTCAGCTGTCAACTCTTCTGCGTCATCCTCTGG TTCCACAAATGGACACCCGAGTCCGCGGAGTTCTATTTCAAATGCTGAAGATTGCAACAAGAGTGATTTTGATGAACACAACTTGGATATCAGTACAGTATCCACTAATGGTGTTGCATCTCATCCTCACAGTGGGGAATCTTCACCTAGAGGCATTACAGTGGATGA CTGCAAGTTAAAAGGCCAGGTTCCTGTTGTCCCTAGCTCCAATGGATCTCAGTCACTTCAGATAACAGATGGGGTCACGTCTGAGTCCATGCCTAAAGCTACCAAAACAACAT TAACTAGTGATGAACAAGATGAGAAAGCAAGGTCCAATATAATTAAACAAAAAGGGCGTTTCAAAGTTACCTCTGAGACTGCTGAACCCGACAAG GGAACTTCATCTCCTGCACTACTAAAGAGTCCGAGCATGCGG GTAATGATGGAACATCCTATTGCTCTTCATTTGTCTCAAGGTGATGCTACATCCATGCCACAGAATCAAACTACCCATTACCCACCCTCAGTTCAGCAGACAAGTAATCATCAAAGG AATGGCATTTCAAGTTCCAAGAAGCAAGTTTCATCTACTGACACTACAG CCAACAGCAGCATAGATGTAGAGTGCACAGCAACCAACATCACTAGACTAGAAAAATCAAAG CTAGAGGCAACCGATGATAGGGAAAAGGAATTACTTAATGAGATAACCGATTTACATCGGAG GCTGTTATACGCACAGGAGGAGCTCCAGAAATATAAAGCTGGAAATGCCCAG GCGTCATGA
- the LOC139904639 gene encoding uncharacterized mitochondrial protein AtMg00810-like has product MEQPPGFVAQEESGKVCRLRKAIYGLKQSPRAWFGKFNTVVRDFGLKRSAYDHSVFFASSNSGCILLVVYVDDIVITGSDKEGINRLKTFLSTQFQTKDLGPLKYFLGIEVSRNKRGIFLSQRKYCLDVLTDSGLIDAKTCEAPMIPNIKLKADDGELLINPEKYRRIVGKLNYLTLTRPDIAFPVSVVSQFLSSPRTSHWDVVTHILKYLKGTPGRGILYQNHGHHTIEGFSDADYNGDPTTKRSTTGYCVFVGGNLVSWKSKKQNVVSHSSAESEYRAMAQTTCELIWVRNLLGEIGFAQSEPMNLWCDNKAAIHIASNPVFHERTKHIEADCHFTREKLEEGIIKIPHVKSKEQLADIFTKALPGNCICQFCGKLGMINIYAPA; this is encoded by the coding sequence ATGGAGCAACCACCTGGGTTTGTTGCTCAGGAGGAGTCTGGTAAAGTATGCAGGTTACGAAAAGCAATATATGGTTTGAAGCAATCCCCTCGTGCTTGGTTTGGGAAGTTCAATACTGTGGTAAGGGACTTTGGCTTAAAAAGAAGTGCATATGATCACTCGGTATTCTTCGCTTCATCAAACTCTGGGTGCATTTTACTTGTTGTTTATGTCGATGATATTGTAATTACCGGGAGTGATAAAGAAGGAATTAACAGATTGAAAACATTTTTAAGTACCCAATTTCAAACAAAGGATCTTGGTCCCTTAAAATATTTTCTTGGTATTGAAGTCTCTCGAAACAAAAGAGGCATTTTCCTATCCCAGAGAAAGTATTGTCTAGATGTACTCACTGATTCTGGTTTGATTGACGCAAAAACTTGTGAAGCACCAATGATACCAAATATAAAGTTGAAGGCGGATGACGGAGAACTTCTTATCAACCCTGAAAAGTATAGAAGAATTGTCGGCAAGTTGAATTATCTTACCCTCACTCGTCCTGATATTGCCTTTCCCGTGAGTGTTGTTAGTCAGTTCTTATCATCTCCAAGAACCTCACATTGGGATGTTGTCACTCATATTTTGAAGTACTTGAAAGGTACTCCTGGTCGTGGCATCTTATACCAGAATCATGGTCATCACACAATTGAGGGTTTTTCTGATGCTGATTATAATGGTGATCCCACAACTAAAAGGTCTACAACAGGTTACTGTGTCTTCGTTGGAGGAAATCTTGTATCTTGGAAAAGCAAGAAACAGAATGTGGTATCTCATTCTAGTGCGGAATCCGAATATCGAGCCATGGCACAGACAACTTGTGAACTTATATGGGTTCGTAATCTTCTTGGCGAGATTGGCTTTGCTCAGTCCGAACCAATGAACTTGTGGTGTGATAATAAAGCAGCCATTCATATTGCAAGCAACCCTGTCTTTCATGAAAGAACCAAGCATATAGAAGCTGACTGTCATTTCACTCGAGAAAAATTAGAAGAAGGGATTATCAAAATACCCCATGTCAAAAGTAAAGAACAGTTAGCCGATATATTCACCAAAGCATTACCCGGAAATTGTATCTGTCAGTTTTGTGGCAAGCTGGGCATGATCAATATCTATGCTCcagcttga